The Periophthalmus magnuspinnatus isolate fPerMag1 chromosome 19, fPerMag1.2.pri, whole genome shotgun sequence region GGCTGTGGTTGCGGAGCTCGGTGGGAGTCTTGTAGGCTTTGTGACAGTCGGGACACTGAAAGGGCCTCTGAGCAGAATGGCTGCGCTCATGCTTGGAGAGCTGAGCCTTGTTGGGAAATGTTTTATCGCACTGAGAACAAGAGTGTGGCTGTGGGCGTTCTTTTGAGTGTGCAGACAATTTGTGGCTTGAAAGAGCCGAGATATTTCTGAAGACCTCCGTACAGGCAGAGCATTTAAATGGCGACTTGGCCTTTGGAGGCCTGCCTCTGTTTCGTTTTTTAGATGGCGCATCTCTCTCTTGTGGTTTCATGTCATCTTGAGCAGACGGAGGTATTTGGTCCGCTAGAGGTGGACTGCCAGGCTGAGGAGAATCCATATTCTcatctacaatgtaaaaaaagtgaaaacatataaataatgtatttaaattgaaGCCAACCTAACTCAAATTGGAACAAAAATGAATACGCAAGCCTAAAGTTCATTTGTTGACCTGCAAATCGAATATCGAATGATTTATAATTCAAATACGTTAAAATTAGGGCCAAAATGGCTGGCATTAGGACCTCAGGGACAATAAGCTAGGGCTCTCTGAAGCCATGGGAAGTAGGTCCAGTGATAGACACCACTGAGGTGTCAACCTGCGAGCTGTTTACAACAGAAGACCGTGAGAAAGCATCAGCAACTGGAATTTACACATTTGCGTCAAAACACAACGATTTTTATACTAGCTAATTTGCTAGCATTTTATTCCACTCAAAATGGCTGGCTTTAGGACCGCGGTTGATGTATTGCAAATGACACTGTGATCAAAAAGGTGGCAGCTTTAAACGTGCTCGCACATTATGTAGATTGGAATGTCTTTCTTACCTGAATCGGGACACTGACACGTCGCATTTACAGTAAGGTGATGGTTTGCGTTGAGCAGTGGCTGCAGGAAGTGGACGGCTCTAGGACCATGATGACGAAAGCGTTCAACTGTTCCATTGTGTAATGTacaataatgcattttacataaacaaaaGTACTGAAGAAAATGTTAAGGTATAGCCGGTGATTTATTCAACTCAATATAGCCTACTATAATAATGTCAAACGAGTAAAACTACATAATAACTAACCAGCTAACCCTACACTTAGTTCCGCGTAAACGTTTTCATGACTTATTAAGCAAAAACTGTTATTCTGATGCACAATTTCCTCGACAGTGGAAAATACATCTCAATACCAGTCCAGCATTTTGAcaatctgtgtattttttttaaattgttattattattctatcTTTGCTCCCGGGGATCTATTTCCCTGCTGCACATTTCCTGTTTCCTAGCAACCAGAACGGTGTGGGAATCAGATGGTGAAAGGAgcacaaaaattatattttagtgaATAAAAAGGGCACCGAGCTTGTTTAGAAGGTGTATCtcaattccagtgttgcaacaggtactttatttaatacatttgtagATTTACTACGCAAATAATTGTAGAAAGCTTCTGTTAGTTTAGCTAGCTATAGGCTAACTGGTGCTAGCGTTACTGAACAGTTACCAGTAACGttgaatgtaaaagaaaaacaatgtgGGTTACGTAGTACAGCGTTATATTTCTGTTTGTACTGCTAAATACAGACTCTTACTctcttttaaaattttattttttccacagcATTTGATACCTCCATCGTCGCTATCATGATGTTGTATAACTTGAATGCAACATCTTCTGAAAGGTTCGTGGATCACCTCATTCTATATGAAATGTCCATTAAACTTTAAAGTACTTGAAAAGCTCCGGAAcggattttttttcttggaaTGGTGCATCTCCGTAATCCTTTTTGCCTACCGAGATGGATACTCTCCTGCAACCAGAAGAGGAGCGCAAATTTAAATGTGATGAATGTGGACGTGCCTACAGGCATGCTGGTAGCCTGTCTAATCACAAAAAGACTCATGATGTAGgttgttttcagtgcaatatttGTGGGAAACAAAATTCCAACTCTCTGGCACTTAAGAACCACCTCCGCAGCCACACTTCACAAAAAAAGTATCCATGTTCGGAATGTGGCAAAACTTTTTATCGGCCATCACAACTAGTTACACACGAAAGAGTGCATGAATcaagacaaacaaaagaaaGGGCTCCCATTGAAGTAGATAATGGATATGTTGGACATGAAGAGCAAAATGGACACACAGATTGTGTTCTGTCATCTGgtatttcaacattaaatagccCATCTGACAATATAACAGATGTAGCTTGTGGCACACAGACTGAGACCAATGGGTTTGTGGATAAACCTTTTAAAAGTGATTTGAGCGACAACTTCATTCATCAAGGAAGCCTACCGCATCACACGAAGACGCACCAAACTGAAATATTTGAGTGCTCTGTGTGTTTCAAACTGTTTAACAATGTGGCTGCTCTTTCAAATCATCAGAGAAGTCATAAATCCAAAAGTCCAGTAGATTCTCTTTCTGGCCCCTTCACGGTCACAACGCTGGATCAGTTTTCACCACAGAAGCAGGATGTGCCAGTAAATTTCTGCCACTTGTGTCAGGTATTATTTTCAACTCAAGAGGAGTTTCAGGATCACATCCAAATGCATAATTCATCACCTTTATTAGACCAGAATGAAGGCACATTTTTTGAAAACGGCACTTGTTTTTCAGAGTCCCCTTTTTATCAACCTCCTGTTAAACATGCCTCATCTGCGTCTTCAAAGAGTCACAGTGGGTCATTTGATTTGCCTAATGaacaaatgataaatgatgGTCTTTTTTACCACTGTTCGGACTTAGAATCTGCACCTGTGAACAGCATTGAAATGCAGCCTTCCACAAGTGTAACAAACCATGCCTCACCTGAAGTCATGTCTTCAGGTGTAGATTCAGAGGAGCGGCCTTTTAAATGTGACATTTGCTTTAAAACTTACCGTCACTATGGTAGCCTTGTCAACCACAAAAGGTCACACCAGGTGGGGGACTATCAGTGCTCTATCTGTGGAAAGAGCTGTCCACATTTGGCATCGTTCAGAAGTCACATACGCATACATAAAATGGCATCTTCTCATTATAGAGAGCAGAACTGGCTCTCATCCCAGCTCCAAACCATGGAAGACCAACAAGAAGCTTCAGAGGATGGCATGTATGATGGTATTGAACCCAGAAATGAATGTTtgttaaatgggtacttaaaccaggactgtgggGAAACATTAAATTATGACGTAACAAAGTTGCAAAATTATCTTCAACAGCAAAACAGTATAAGTTGTACTTCTAATGGCAACAAAGAACATCTCCAAGACAATGTTGAAAATCAAGGCAATCATATTAGTTTTCATGAAATAAATGGAAATGACATTGAGAATAACCagtttcctgaaaatgtgacaaTTGATGATTACTCTTGTGTAGCTGGGGAACAGGAGGAAAATGACAGAGACTTTTATCAGTGCTCATTTTGTGGAAACCGCTACAACAGCATAGGGGCCCTCAGGAACCACATGCGAGGGCACATATCGTCACATAGCACCCCTCCCAGCTCAATCCCAGCATGCACGTTGTCAACTAAAGTCAAAGAAGAAGAATTAAGCGATGTGATAATTTGCTGTTTATGTGGAGAAAGTTTTTCAAATAGCCAAGACCTTGTCAATCATCAGCTTCTGCACAGCACTGATCAACTAGACGATGCTGAAACCTTGGATAATAATTCAGAGGTTAATGACGAGAAGAATCTCATTTGCGGCAGCTGTGGCATCTTTTGTTCCAGCTACAGTCATCTTGAAAACCATGGATGTAAAGTTGATACTAATCAGTCAACAACAGAGAATGAAGAGGAAGTAAGGGAGCCAAACGATAATGCAGACACAAGTTTAGACAAAGAGGAGCGGCAGTTTAAGTGTGAACAGTGCGGCCGCTCGTATAGACACTCTGGCTCCCTGCTGAACCACAAGAAGTCCCACAAAACAGGGCTGTTCCGCTGTCATGTGTGCCAGAAGAACTTCTACAATCTGCTGGCTCTGAAAACTCACCAGAGGTCCCATTTTGATATTAAAAGGTTAGTGTCTTCTCCCCACACCCACTGCCTCACTTCTTCATGTAAATGAATTATAAATTGCACTATTCTATATTTGGGTAATTCAAAGTTACAAGTGTCTCAGAAAATGGTAAATTCTACAAAATGTCATTACAATGTagttaaaaaatttaaattaacatTAAGAATAATCTTCACCATTATAAAACccattttacagtattttttgtatattatttacattgttCTGTTATGATGCAAATTGgtaataatgcatttgtacaTTTCATATTTCTTTTAGGTACAGCTGTGAATGTGGGAAGGCCTACAAAACCCAGAAGCAGCTGCTGAACCACATGAGAagacacaaagaaaaacaagttaaatCTCAGGTCCAGACTCTTACACAGACtgaacagaggagcaggtctgaagGAGGAGAGTTGCCCTTAAGTCCTAATGCCAGTCAGGATCCCTCCACAGAGAATACCAATAAAGAGCTTCAAGAATCTGAATCTACAGTCAAATCTGAGGACAACAGTGATAAGCGGCCATTTGCCTGTGACCTATGTGGCCGCACCTATCGGCATGCAGGAAGTCTGGTCAACCACAAAAACTCCCACAAAACAGGTGAATACTTGTGCTCCATATGCAACAACTCTTATTCTAATCAGCTCGCCCTGAAGAACCACTTGCGCATCCACTTTGCATTCAAAAGACATTCTTGCCTAAAGTGTGGGAAAAGACTGCGGTCAAGGAAGCAGCTTTTAGTCCACGTTTGTACAAATCtcaagagaggaaggagaaattTTAGATCCAAATGTGCCAAAACTTCAGCGGGTGGTGGTCAACCTATCGAACCTCCAACTAAAAAGGAGCAATTCTATACATGTAACATATGCAATCGCAGCTACCGGCATGCTGGCAGCCTCCTCAACCACAAAAACACCCATAAGACTGGACATTATAATTGCTCATTCTGCTCCAAGCCTTTCTCAAACCTTTTGGCATTGCGCAACCATACGCGCATCCACACTCAGAAGAGGAAATACGCTTGCCTAACATGTGGGAAGGCCTTCCGAGTGGCCAGTGTCTTGTACAACCATCAGAAGATCCACAGTGGTGGGGCCAGTCGCTTTAGCTGTCCCAACTGTGGGAAGGGCTTCAGGGGGCGAGCTGGGCTGCAGAGACACCAGTGCCCCCAAGGTCAGCAGAGTGGCACAGCAGAGCAGCACTCAGACAAAGACAAGTGCTTCAAGTGAGTTATGTTAACACTTCAGCATTAATTATACATAAGACATAATTATCTGATTTGTATTCAGTTTAGAAATCGCACGGTATGGGTTGTTTCATGGTCGATGCTACTACCTATTGTTTAGAAACTACTGCAAACCCATCAAAGAGTGCTGTAGTCATATTTTGAAGAGTGCCCTATTCCCAttaacatgttcaaatgaagctaaaTGTCTCTCCTTTAGTGAGGTggtcaaacaaaacaacatatcgACCTATGTTGGAGATTCAAGGCCAGTAGCTGATATGCTAAAAGTGCAAATAGCAGCCCGATATATTGGCCTATCAGTCTATCTCTACTTCAGGTTAAACAATATAAGGGTAGTTTAGGGATTTTAGCAGAGACAATCATGTAGTTTCATTTTTTGTGGTTTCGTTTTTTGCTCACATTGACAGCTTCCTTGAGAGTCctggtttgagaggggaatgaaaacatgtttgtttataaaaagtacaaatttacATGAGACCTCATACTGTGGATTTTACTCTAGTTTTGGTGAAGGAGAAGTGCCCCCATGTAAATATTACTTGATACTGCTGATAAAACCAAGTGAAACAACCAAGCTTCCttttaaacaaatgcaaaatgatAAGACTTGTTTCAGTCTACTTAAATGAGGAACTTTAACAGTAACAAAATCATCAGTCAAAATCTACATAAAATATCCAGAAAATGCTGTGTTTCCTCCCCGAAGTAGAAATTAGACTCCAATGACCACAATCACCTCTATACTGCAATAGTTGAAGAAAGTGAATTCACACCCAGTCtagcttttacttttttgtttaggGGAAATGCACAActtctccaaaaaaaaacatgaatggtTAGTTTTTACATAAATGACTAAGTCATTCATTAGAATCAAGCTTGGTGAAAATAATAGAGTAACTGGTTTTGGAATAGCTGTAAACAATTGTTAAATTTTAGTTGATCATATGtttactacttcctgttttaggtGTGACCTGTGTGGCCGCTCTTACCACCACGCCGGCTCTCTGCTCAACCACAAGAAAACTCACTCGGAGAACCTCCACCACTGCTCCCTGTGCCTTCAGACATTTCCTGATCCACTCGCCTTGCACGCACACTCCCAGATCGAccgccacagctgccccgagTGTGGCAAGACCTTCTGCCTGCTGTCCCACATGCAGAGCCACATGGAGGTGCACTGCAAAGACCAAAAgatacaacaaaacaatgtgGAAAATGGCATGTGTGACCAAAATGGGATAATAGACGACCCAGTACCTTTATCCCAGGGGAAAACGGACTCTGAAGATAAGGTCTATGTCTGTGAACATTGTGGTCGCACATACCGTCATGCAGGCTCTCTCCTCAACCACAAAAACAGCCACAAAACGGGATGTTTCCTCTGCTCCATTTGCCACAAAGAGTTCACCAACCTCATGGCTCTGAAAAACCACAAGCGCATTCACACAGAGCCGAAGAGGTACCAGTGCCTCCAGTGCGGGAAGGCCTTTCGGGTGTCCAGTCAGCTCATATGCCACAGGAGGATTCACACCAGGGAAAGACCATTCACGTGTTCAGTCTGCGACAAGACCTTCTCAAGTAAGTCCAACCTGAGACATCACCAGAAGATTCACCAGAACTGTATGGATGCTAATAATTTTATGGACCTTGATATCAATGCATATCTTTGAGTAAAAACAGGCATTATTATAGACAACAACTTTACCTCTTCAAACTAGTGTCTCTCCAGTCTGTATAGCTTCCATTTTGAATTTAGTGTCATCATACCCTGATTGGTTCTACAATTTGTTACATTGAGTTCTGGGGAGTCAGCAGCTGCTTATCTTTGCGTTTCTGAATCCTTTTGTTTGCTTCGTTATCAGTGGTCACTTCCTCTGGGCCTTCAAATGGGGCAGGCTTGTTATTTTTAGTGAAATACCTCTgggtgtgtccaaatgtcctAAACGGTTTTGTACTATGTCTATATATGCAACTTTATACTGGCCTCAATTTGTTGTATTTCTGAACAcatcattttgtgtaaaaatcaTGAATGATCTGTGATGGCACTGAAACTGACCTGTCTGTTCTGTACATACTTTTTCCAGTTCCTTTATAATAAGTATTGATTGAAGTCCCTGCTTGACATTACATTTTACTACATTGCTTATAAAGAGAGTGTgtgataaaatgtaattttctaAATTAATTTCTAAATAAACTGTTACTCGCCATACAATTTCTTGTTACTCAAATTACTTTTGTACAGTATTTAAGCAACGTAGCTGTTTTTTATACACTTCAAACATGCACAAGGTATATTAGTACATTTCCCTTATTTGCCTAGTAAAGTATACAGGAAGTCTTAAACAATGCGTGTTAAGACTTGTACTGATTTTTCCCAGAATTCCTGCCTAACTGACTTCCCAATATTTACCTGTCTTTGAGGATTATAATACAATAAACTACATTTTGGAAGGCACAAATCTCGTACAGGTCAGATTCACTCAGTAATGTTGATGTTTTACTTTTGCACTGCTAACATCACATATGTCTAATAGGTCTAATGTTAATAAATTATCATGAATTAAAGTTCATTcatctttaaatgtaaaattattgtatattttttttccttggatctactgaaataaatgcaCTATCCCTGTCTATTCATATGTACACTGTTTTAAGTAGGCCTGTAATAAGAAATATAATGTATCATATGgtgtatataaaatgaaacTGCAGTGGGTGGGGAGACTAGAAAAACAAGAATTGAAACCACATACAAAACAATTGATCAGTTTTACTGTGAAAATACATTTGGTACATAAAACTGTTTATAAGGTTGCCTAAAAAAAGAAGCCAGTGCATGTACAATATTTACAAGAATCTATACAAAGCGTATAAAGGCAGGAAGTTTTAGCTCAGTAACATTGAACGCTGGCCTTCGAAGAATCTTCACTGGAGTCCCTTAAAAGTCATGTGCTTGTACCTTACAGATTGATAACACTGTAAGatttgtacaaataaataatataaacatctagaaaactaaaaacaaaagatgAGTTTGTATGTCGCTACAAATACTCTGACGATTTTGTGAATGGAATAAAAATCAGGAAACAGCAATGCACTTGTTTAGATCCAGGAAATTCAAACCAGactttcactgttttttttcactccagccgtaaatataaaatgttttgtcagCGTTTAAATTGTATGGCTCCACCTTCAATAAGTGGAGGTGCTGTTTCCATTACTTGTACATTCCTTGTTCCATGTTAGTGTTTCCTTACGGCTTAATGTAAAACATTGGGTGGTAATGTCAAACAGTTAAAgaagtttaaaaagttttggACCCATGAACAGTGCATAAAAACAGTTTCTTCCCTTCATCTGATTACTATAATAACTAAAGTACTGGCAAGGTTAGATGTGATTCATCTAAAAGTAGCTACATTCAAATGGCCTTGATGTGCCAATAATGAAGTCTATAGGATCTTACATTCAGCTAACTGGAACAAATTATATTCTTATATGACATAATAGCCTGAGCACCAATTCCATTTTCGTTTTCCCGATAGAAACTAATAGCTGATTACTTTTAGCCaatcaaacaattaaaaaacaattataattGCTGTGACATGTCAGTGTACCCGTCAATCCTGTCCCAAGCTTGGAATAATATGGGAAACGTACAAGAGGCACAGCTTATACCAAACAAATATGGAATCACTATGTCTTTCCAAGAAGGTGAGACAAGTTGTTTGACAAGTTGGCCAACAGAAGAAAACATTTGGATTGAAATAGAAAAAGTCACTTGTCCACTGTTGCTATGGAGGTGTTTGGGTTTCCACTACTGGACCTGCactgaggaggagacacagtgtAATGTCCAAAGGTCCATGGAGAATATACCCTGCAGTCACAGTATAAGAGAGGCGGACCTCTGTGTGAGGGTGGTCACATCAACCATCATGAGGCTGTAGAGACAGAACAGTAGTTAGTCATATCAGTCTGCATACAAGCATACTGATAAATGTTACTAGAATATTTATGTATAAGTGTCACATAAATATTATAATGCTTACTTACTTAAACGTTAAGCTTGGTAAAGTGGTCCTGCAGTTTCTTCAATGGGTTctgtaacaaaaataaaggaaTAAGACTGTAACAGACTGCAGACCTTCACTAAAGACACTCTTAGACTATTATTAGTTAAATAAATCTTGCTGTCAATACCAGCCGCTTCCACCGCTGTTACTGAAGTACAAATGATTTGATTTTTCAATGTTCATTATCTTTATTTGTTAAAGGAGCTAATCATGTATTCTGTAAGTATGTTGATGATTCAGTCTCACCACGTAAAGGCCTCTTGTGGGACTTGCGTCGGTGTACCATGACCCCAATAATGAGCGCGGCTCCAACCAGGACCACCGCTAACACTGAGAAACTGGTGATGGCTGCCAGCTTCCATACATCTGGAGTGTCATCTATGGACTTACCTGTCAAAGACGCAAAACATGATCAACTCTGTAATCAAAATCATTGATTGACATTTTGAGAAAAGTAGACGTACATGTGTTGCAGGATGGCGTCTTGGGGTACTGTTTGCACGATGCACAAGGGACACACACGTCCAAATCTGAGTTCCAAAACTCTGCACTGTTGCACTGACCTGCAAAGCAAAAGCCATGATTCATTAGATCAAGTGAAGAGAAGTGACTCATGGATGAACAGGGACATCATTGTACAGTATTAGTTGGAATAATGGGGGTAACTTGTGTTTTCAAGACTTTTTGGTCCCAGAATGAATCGAACATAACTACAATTCTCCAGCAGTATTTTTGTCACTGCAAACATCCTGACAATGAGTTATATTTTGAACAAGCTATTTAGCTCATAATTGTGcaaaatttatttaaatgacaattGTTCAGACTATAAAAGTTACTGTTGTAAATATTGTTCCGCAACATAACATGTAGTAGCATATTACACTGTCCAATCATCTTGAGGTTGAAACACAAAGTAAACATTCATGCACCTAAATGCACTTTCCTCAGATATTTGTTTTCACATTGTATTGGATACCGGTGGTGGGAactggctgtgtaactgctctGGACTCAGATAAGACACGTGCAcatgaaaaagcacatttgtgGCTTTCCTCTAAAAAGAAACTGGGGAAATTCCTTTGGGTTGGTGCCACCAGCGGGAGTATTACTCAGTGACTTTGGGCTCAGGATGTGTGATAGACGCCGGGCGCTCgaactgtttgtgttgtgtgcagTGGAACGTGTGCAGTCGGGCGGGTGGGACACAGGAGACATCAGCAGGGGAGATCACTGTCTGCAGACACAGAGCGTCGCTTCATCTATTTTTATGGGCTCCTCACAGCTGAACAATTATAACTTCTCCACTTCCAACAAGAACaaagatttagagagagagaaagatgaaacagagagaggacagtaaataaacagaaacattATTACAAGTCGTTTGTTTAATCTGTGGCAGTGAGATAGGGTTACAGCCTGACCTCTgcaaacaatacaatataatgttAAAACCAGGGCAGGGAATATCTCCACTCGTTTATaagtaatgttactttaaaGTTAGTaaagcacaaaatactttttgtcAAAACATGCAACTCATGgtcaaaaaacaataacatgatGCTTTTTATGACAGATACTCTTCCAATTCACAACCAGTCATGTGCTGTGACTGCAGTGATCTTTGTGGGTGAAGGGTCTTGCTCATGGGAACATGCACAGTTCAAACTGGATCGTGGGCATTCAACCCACTGCACCACTACATATTACTCCTTTTTAGGTAAACAGTCTTTATACTCTAATATAAGACAATATTAATCAATATATTTGCTCAAATTGCATCATTGTGGAAAACAGTTGTTTTCAACACAATTAAAAGTACccagtttattttaaagggaACTAACAGACTTGTGTAATCTTTCAACCAAGgagatatttctgcacttttgttaattttatggtccATTCACTTTTTGGGCAATACTTGAACCTTAACTAAGGCATTTGGCACATTTCAGCACATTGCAACATTGTCACATTGTAATCAGGACAATCCAAAGAATTATCAAGAGataattattttgttaaactttCACCTTTACCACAGGTTAGTCCTGGTAATCTTAATTTCTTTGTATGAAGCTGTTGAGTACTGGCTAAGAAGCATCCTGTATCACTGCTGTGGTTACAACTATTAGTCATAAAATCACTACCACAGAGAGTGGTgagtgaaatgaatgaatgaagtgtgGATTTTGTGGCTACATCACCTCAACAAAGTTTATAGAATAGAATCATCTAGTCTGGGGTTGCCTTGATAACATTTCCTTACAGTTTAGTAGGCATGTTCAGCATGTGCGTTGCATTTTGGGGAAATGGTTAATTAAGACTTTATTTCCCAGGAAGATTTTTCCTTACTTCAACTCTGATCAAGATATTTGGAGCATTTATGTACAGAACAACATGCTTTTGTTGGTAATCAAATTGTTTCGGCTCATTGAAAACAGAAAAAGGAGTCTTTAGCAAATCTGTAGCTGGAACCtcaacagtgaaacatttcagaTTGGTCTGATTGTCTCATCATGGGGAATTAAGAGAAATCTCCAGATCTGGGCAATCTTTCCTTTACAAGAACAAGATCCTGAGGCACATtgtaactgaacaaaaggttggATCGCGTTACTGAAGGCACAAGTAGTACCGGCCATTAACAAGCCTGCGTGAAAAAAGACATCTGTTGTAAAAAGTCATGTCGAAGGTATTTGGATGTGTCCTTAGAGACCAACCCCAGCCTCCTGCTCCAATGACTTTACTTCACTGGTCACCGTAACAACCCTGTCACACATCTTGTAAGCATTTCTCCGGATGACTTCAACTCTACATCAttgagtgagagagaaaagggagaaagggggagagggagggggaaagagagagactccAAAGGTCAGAGGAAGGAGGTGAACTGTGACTGCCGGTTCATCTGTCCAAACTGTGAAGCCTCATTGTTTATACAGAGAATATGAACACCTTAACATGTTTAGTGTCTTTAACGGCCACATAGAGTTACTTTAATGGACTGTCTGTGAGTTATGCATGAAGGTGGACATATTTTAGAGTTGTTCCCCCCAGAACCTTGGCAGATTTCTGCACCTCGGCTGACAAAGGGTGTTTTTGGGTGTGGGGGTCTGTATTTTGTCATAAGTGAGGGGGGAGTAGGGGTGGGTGGACCAACAGCTGATGACCAGATGTACAGATCGTTCACTCATATTGCAGTGGACGTtgacttgtgtgtgtgaataatcttTATGCATTGTTGTCTCTTCTAATAGCAGTTTGTGTCTGGGGCCACAGTCATGTCTGCTCACGCTGATGGAGGAAAGCCTCTTCAAAGAGTCTGGAAGCAGGAGAGGTGTAAGAATATCTGTCCAAACTGGACACTAAACAGAGCGCAGTGCATGTGGTCTGTCCACTCTCACCCGAGGGGCACGGATGGACGGGGTGAAATAAGGCGATCGGAATGCGGAACCGGTGAGAAATGCAGCTGGTAAAGGAAGCCAACTGTAAGAAGTGCGGTATCTGCGTCCATCATAACGGAGGACCACCGGGCCTGAACTCGTGTTCACATGGATCAACACAGAGGCAACACGCTGTATACAGGCCAACATTAAACTGAGAAAACCGTCATTCAGCTTTCACTCTTAAACACAACCCCACAATATATGAAAATACTTTCACTAACAATgcgttgtaaaataaaaaaaaagtaacccACTTACTTTTCTGAGCATCCACTCCATGGAAATGAGTCACAGCTGCTATGATAATCCCGCACAACGCACAAAAAGTATTAGAAGCCATGTCTGAGTGTTAAAGCTGCTCGGCGTGTCCCACAGAATTCCCAAAAGTTCATGTGCGCACCAGCCCGCGCTGCTTGGTTTTCACCATGGAAAAGCGAGCATCAGAGTGAGTCACTTGGAGGAGTCTGCGCCTTGTTTTAATAGCGCACACACCCACGCCACAGTTCAACTCCTATGACTCATTTCCTATGTACTGTAGGCTCGGATCTTCTGCGCGCGCTCACAGGAAACTCCACAAGCGCGCTGCATGCGCTCACTACAGCCCCTcatataaaagtttgaattaaatcAGCCTCATTAGTAAAAGGTGTACACACATGTTAAGGTTTGGA contains the following coding sequences:
- the znf646 gene encoding zinc finger protein 646 gives rise to the protein MDTLLQPEEERKFKCDECGRAYRHAGSLSNHKKTHDVGCFQCNICGKQNSNSLALKNHLRSHTSQKKYPCSECGKTFYRPSQLVTHERVHESRQTKERAPIEVDNGYVGHEEQNGHTDCVLSSGISTLNSPSDNITDVACGTQTETNGFVDKPFKSDLSDNFIHQGSLPHHTKTHQTEIFECSVCFKLFNNVAALSNHQRSHKSKSPVDSLSGPFTVTTLDQFSPQKQDVPVNFCHLCQVLFSTQEEFQDHIQMHNSSPLLDQNEGTFFENGTCFSESPFYQPPVKHASSASSKSHSGSFDLPNEQMINDGLFYHCSDLESAPVNSIEMQPSTSVTNHASPEVMSSGVDSEERPFKCDICFKTYRHYGSLVNHKRSHQVGDYQCSICGKSCPHLASFRSHIRIHKMASSHYREQNWLSSQLQTMEDQQEASEDGMYDGIEPRNECLLNGYLNQDCGETLNYDVTKLQNYLQQQNSISCTSNGNKEHLQDNVENQGNHISFHEINGNDIENNQFPENVTIDDYSCVAGEQEENDRDFYQCSFCGNRYNSIGALRNHMRGHISSHSTPPSSIPACTLSTKVKEEELSDVIICCLCGESFSNSQDLVNHQLLHSTDQLDDAETLDNNSEVNDEKNLICGSCGIFCSSYSHLENHGCKVDTNQSTTENEEEVREPNDNADTSLDKEERQFKCEQCGRSYRHSGSLLNHKKSHKTGLFRCHVCQKNFYNLLALKTHQRSHFDIKRYSCECGKAYKTQKQLLNHMRRHKEKQVKSQVQTLTQTEQRSRSEGGELPLSPNASQDPSTENTNKELQESESTVKSEDNSDKRPFACDLCGRTYRHAGSLVNHKNSHKTGEYLCSICNNSYSNQLALKNHLRIHFAFKRHSCLKCGKRLRSRKQLLVHVCTNLKRGRRNFRSKCAKTSAGGGQPIEPPTKKEQFYTCNICNRSYRHAGSLLNHKNTHKTGHYNCSFCSKPFSNLLALRNHTRIHTQKRKYACLTCGKAFRVASVLYNHQKIHSGGASRFSCPNCGKGFRGRAGLQRHQCPQGQQSGTAEQHSDKDKCFKCDLCGRSYHHAGSLLNHKKTHSENLHHCSLCLQTFPDPLALHAHSQIDRHSCPECGKTFCLLSHMQSHMEVHCKDQKIQQNNVENGMCDQNGIIDDPVPLSQGKTDSEDKVYVCEHCGRTYRHAGSLLNHKNSHKTGCFLCSICHKEFTNLMALKNHKRIHTEPKRYQCLQCGKAFRVSSQLICHRRIHTRERPFTCSVCDKTFSSKSNLRHHQKIHQNCMDANNFMDLDINAYL
- the LOC117387544 gene encoding tumor necrosis factor receptor superfamily member 12A, which translates into the protein MASNTFCALCGIIIAAVTHFHGVDAQKSQCNSAEFWNSDLDVCVPCASCKQYPKTPSCNTCKSIDDTPDVWKLAAITSFSVLAVVLVGAALIIGVMVHRRKSHKRPLREPIEETAGPLYQA